ATATAAAATGGCCTATCATTCTAAAGGCAGGGCACAATGAAAGCTGACCATGGTTTAGCTTTGCAAAAACAGAGGCTAATATTTATGTaaacttttaaagtttttttaaggaGGTAGGGCTGGTCTTCCAAAAGATCATACTTCCTCAGGAGACTAGtgataagattttaaaaatggcaacatcaATATATCCCTGCAATTTAAAGCTGCCAGAAATTGGGGGCGGGTGGGGGCGGGGAAGAGGGAACAGAGTAATACAGTACTAGGCTTTATGGAACATAATGATTGATCAGACCACATCAAATAGTCATCAACTTACTGAAAATCCACCACTTTTGAACAAGCTACTAGAACACATCCATTTTTGTGGAGAACATGCACTAACAGAGAAActgagagccttctctgttgctgctcccagactctggaactccctcccacaagaggctaaATCGGCcccatcttttctttccttccacaagcaggtgaagatctttctctgcaggcaagctttccctgagtgactggctccTTACATAAATATTGGTCTCTGTTTTTTGCAAAGTTAAATCATGGTCAGCTTTCATTTTGCCCTACCTTTAGaatgcctgagtgaggttttgcaaatggattgttgtaccttattgcaTTATtcttattttggtgttgcttctgttCTGTGGCATTGTCTTCACTGATACTTTTAGCATTGTAGACTCATTGTTACTAATCTTAAATGCTCTCTTTTAATTGTCGTAAGCCATATTGCATCCTTTCTAAAGAGAAAGGTgcgttaaaaatattttaaataaataaataaatcccctgcTATTAATCTGTCAGTTGAGAATACCTGTAAACAAGCaacattttcttcccttcttcatcTTCACATGTAGACAGCCAAAAGGTCTGCATGATGTGTTGAGTTTACcacttgtgcagcttgcccaaagcgacataggctggcttttctcccatgaGGCAGccctggggaatcaaacccctgaTCTCTGGCTTCTACCCAACTTATGAACCTAGCCCACCAGCGTCAGTACAAAGAAAAGTTTAACTACTTAAAACATTAGCATGGTAGTCAGCTGTTtggcaaaataaaaatactgcaaaaaaatcaaattctcaaATATAACAAGAAGTTTACAAGAGTTTTGAAAAATCTagtaattctttctcctactttAAGTTTGTGCCAGGACTTTTTATGGCTTTGGGCCACCATTTTGACATTTTTTCCCAACACAAACACAATTTTCATATAAAAGCGTACACACCATATGTTCAAAAACACTTCATATATTTTGATACATCTGCAGAGCTGTGAATCCACATAACAAAACAAGAGAGATTTGCTGAGGAACAGCACATGAGAACTGGCTCTTGCTCCCAGAATACAGAAATACGCTTAAACACATTCTTCTATGGAATTCCAAGTATGGCGTATTATTTCTGttcaacttacagtggtgcctcaacttacgaatgtcccaacatacaaccattttgagttacgaccagctccggctgcaaaattttgctttgacttgcggccagaacttccagttacaaacagaaaaaggcaggggaaaaaggcggtgaattcaaattgctaaccattggtaggcgaaaaggctgcttctttgtagctctttcgccccaacagttagagagtgtgcgatcagaggaggtttcggactgcctggtaaggaaaggtgctgctttctgctttttaaaaactgtgggttttgggctgggtggtgggattatgtttctgtgctgtaatgggtCCTGCacggtttgtttatttattttttggtgtttttttcccccatttccgatgggtcttgcagggtttgtttgcttttttgggttcccccccccatttccgatgggtcttgcggggtttgtttgctttttggggttttttcaaccccatttccgatgggtcctgtggggtttgtttgcgttctgctttgcttttctgcatttctgatgggtcttgcacggtttgtttgcactgctttggtttttttgcatttccaaagagtcttgcatggtttgtttgcttttcttctccccccccccccacaccttcagccagaacagattaatcatgtttctgatagatcttgcagtgttttgggggttatttggtgattttttcctttggccagaatggattaattgcatttcagtgcattcctatgggaaatggtgcttcaacttacggccatttcaagttacaactggagttctgtaaccaattaagttcataagtcaaggcacctcTGTATTTACCTACATGGGAGGACACACGGGTGATGGGGAAAGAGGCAGACTAGGCCCAGGACCATCTAATGAGTTTCATGACTCATGAGGGATTCCAGTTTAGGTCTCTGAAGCGTATTATCAGCTAACCACAGAACTCGCCCATTACAAAAAACACTTTCTGAAAGGCAGCCCAGCAACTTCCAACCCAAGAACAAACAAAGTCATAATAAGGAAATCAGTTTCTTGTGAGTATATTATAAAAAGGGTGCAACTATACTGGCTTTGCTTTGCAGCCTGTATTGTTTGAAATTGCTGCTAGTGGTCACACAAGGGCTGCAGATTTGAGAGTTCACTATTCCAGCTAAGAGCCCCCaacttctgtctttccttcctttctctgatcttgcctctgctgatccttttatggggcATAAATACAAGAACTCATAATAACAAGCCAGTGATAATATGATAGGGTGGTCTAGTGCTTATCTCATACTGTAtatgtaagaatattttaaagaattcaaaaaaaattgaaagcatgggggagaggaaagaaagcagggGTGTTTTCCCACCAGCCAGTGCTGAACACCACACCCCAAGTGTCCACTGAatcacctacacacacacacatacactcattACAATAATGTACAGTATCGACTAATCACATTGGGAAAAGACCATCCTTCCAGCTTGAACCAGAAGCCCCTACCTACCCCTGcagcccagggggaaaaaaacaaatccaCTTTAGGAACGAAAAGGGTTGGGCCCATTCGAAGCTGCCTTTGCATCAAGAGGTCAGTAAAGAATCCTTCCAATTCATTCCTTTGACAAATAGAGCAAATCCCAGGGTATCTGGACTCGCAAGCCTCCTCTCCccgccaaaaaaaaaaccaaaaaaccaaaccccCCTTTTCCTCCCGAGCGGAGGGGCAAAGCCAGAGCCAGCGCCAGTTTTCCAGCCCGGCTCCTTCGGGCTCCCTCACCTGCGATGTCCCAGAGTTGCAACCTCACCAACGTCCTGCTGTCCCAGTTGAGGACCTTGAGGGCGAAATCCACCCCGATGGTGGCCCGGTAGTGCTGCGAGAAGAGCTGGTGGACGTAGCGCTTGATGATGCTGGTCTTGCCCACGCCCAGCTCGCCGATGACCAGGACCTTGAACAAGTGCTCGCGACTCTCGGACCCCGACgggccgccgcctccgcctccgccacTGCCGTggcctcccccgccgccgcctcgctCCCCTCCGGCCATGCTCCCGCCGCCCTCCTTCCTTCGCCTCCCCGCAGGGAAGAAGACCCCGGCagctgggcgggcgggcgggcgagggggAAGAGCAaccggcagcggcggcggctccagcaactttctttccttcttctttgtcccgtccctgcctgcctgcctgcctgcctgcctgcctgcctttcggCGGGAAGGTGCGCCCGGCCACCCGGCGGAGGTGGGGGCCCCAGAGACGGGCAGAGCTGACAGGAGGCGGGAGGCAACCACCTGACTGGAGTCACAGGACGCGGAAACCCTGCAAGTTATAAAACTCCAGAAAGGGGCGGGGCGGCTGCCAAGATGGAGGCCGGGCAGCGGCAGGCCAAGCCCCGGgcgcagctcctcctcctccccggccTCTCCGAGCCCGAAAATACACACGGGATAGGAGAGGAGGTCGGGAGGGAGACTCAGGCGTCCGAGGATCGGCCTTTGCCCCTTCAGCAAAGGAAGAAAAGGTAAAGGGTgggtggaggaaaaagaaacttcAGGGGTGATCACCTGCAAAGCATGTGCAACACAGAGAACAACACAGCATACACACTCAGAAGTGCAAACTGGTACCAATGTTTAGGCAACCAGCAAAATTTAATATGTTAATAAAGCATCATCTGTGACATGTACAATTCCTGCATTACTATTACTGTCTAATAGATGGAAATATTAATGAAAATGCTATTACATGCTTGGCTAAAGTGACAGCCAATCCTTGAAAGCCTTTAAGAAACATAAAGCTAGAAGGGACCTAATTCCTTTCAACCCCACCTGGCATGGCCAGAGCCAggcatgatgggaactgtagtctgcaACATTGGGAGGATGCCCCTTAGAAGAAGAA
The Pogona vitticeps strain Pit_001003342236 chromosome 1, PviZW2.1, whole genome shotgun sequence genome window above contains:
- the LOC144585939 gene encoding ras-related protein Rab-32-like, producing MAGGERGGGGGGHGSGGGGGGGPSGSESREHLFKVLVIGELGVGKTSIIKRYVHQLFSQHYRATIGVDFALKVLNWDSRTLVRLQLWDIAVCLLTTRIIESWS